The following are encoded in a window of Gossypium raimondii isolate GPD5lz chromosome 13, ASM2569854v1, whole genome shotgun sequence genomic DNA:
- the LOC105782133 gene encoding IQ domain-containing protein IQM2-like isoform X1 produces the protein MVVDRKFIYKQTGKPVHSLEETGSAKWFFVLSTSKILYVGVKKKGTFQNLSFLAGGATIAAGRLVVDNGVLKAVWPHSGHYRPLEENFNESFNNFISFLRANNVDLNNDKMTPVDEEGNLAGKQRSSNHLRCNSSEDDFNFEAEEINVKDSIDQIR, from the exons ATGGTGGTAGACAGGAAGTTCATTTACAAGCAAACTGGGAAGCCTGTCCATTCCCTTGAAGAAACTGGCAGTGCTAAATGGTTTTTTGTCCTCAGTACATCGAAGATATTGTACGTTGGTGTGAAGAAAAAGGgtacatttcaaaatttgagtttctTGGCAGGTGGTGCTACCATTGCTGCTGGAAGATTAGTTGTTGACAATGGCGTCCTTAAGGCAGTTTGGCCACACAGTGGACATTACCGTCCGTTAGAAGAAAACTTTAACGAAAGCTTTAACAACTTCATTTCATTTCTAAGGGCGAACAATGTAGATCTTAACAATGACAAG ATGACTCCGGTGGATGAGGAAGGAAACTTGGCTGGCAAGCAAAGAAGCAGTAACCATCTTAGATGTAACTCGTCTGAAGATGACTTTAACTTCGAGGCTGAGGAGATCAATGTCAAAGACTCGATCGATCAAATACGATAG
- the LOC105782129 gene encoding uncharacterized protein LOC105782129 — MLMAAATFNSLTLPFSKPEFPFSSIARTHIPTATLNLSRFRPTGFLLCSLSSDHPTTAAGGQLHHKTNTNSTDPQPQIHTCTWNWKGYSIRYQCSGSSGPALVLVHGFGANSNHWRKNIPVLAKSHRVYAIDLIGYGYSDKPNPREVGDSFYTFETWGSQLNDFCSSVVKDKAFFICNSIGGLVGLQAAVAKPEICRGLFLLNISLRMLHVKKQPWFGRPFIASFQSLLRNTAVGKLFFGSVATPESVRSILCQCYHDTSQVTEELVQIILHPGLEPGAVDVFLEFICYSGGPLPEELLPQVECPVLIAWGDKDPWESIELGRAYGDFDTVEDFVVLPNVGHCPQDEAPHLVNPLVESFVSRHSKSPANASTTI; from the exons ATGCTAATGGCAGCAGCAACCTTCAACTCTCTCACCCTCCCCTTCTCAAAACCAGAATTCCCATTCTCCTCCATTGCAAGAACCCATATTCCCACCGCCACTCTCAACCTTTCTCGGTTCAGGCCTACTGGCTTCCTTCTATGCTCCCTTTCAAGTGATCACCCCACAACCGCCGCGGGTGGTCAACTTCACCATAAGACCAACACCAATAGCACCGACCCCCAGCCTCAAATTCATACTTG TACATGGAACTGGAAGGGCTATTCTATTCGCTATCAGTGTTCTGGGAGTAGCGGTCCTGCCTTGGTTTTAGTACATGGTTTTGGAGCAAACAG TAATCATTGGAGGAAAAATATTCCTGTTCTAGCAAAATCACATAGGGTATACGCAATTGATCTTATTGGCTATGGATATTCGGACAAACCGAATCCTCGTGAAGTTGGGGACTCATTCTATACATTCGAGACTTGGGGTTCCCAATTGAATGATTTTTGTAGCAGTGTGGTTAAAGACAAAGCTTTCTTTATTTGTAACTCTATTGGAG GACTGGTTGGCCTTCAAGCTGCAGTCGCAAAACCGGAGATCTGTAGGGGTTTATTCCTATTAAATATATCTCTGCGCATGCTTCATGTCAAAAAGCAACCATGGTTTGGAAGACCTTTCATCGCGTCATTTCAAAGTTTGCTTAG GAACACTGCAGTCGGCAAACTTTTCTTCGGATCCGTTGCCACTCCAGAGTCTGTTAGAAGTATTCTTTGTCAG TGTTACCATGACACCTCTCAAGTGACCGAAGAACTAGTTCAGATTATCCTACATCCAGGACTTGAACCTGGCGCTGTTGATGTTTTTCTTGAGTTCATATGCTACTCAGGTGGTCCCCTGCCTGAGGAATTACTTCCGCAGGTTGAA TGTCCTGTCTTGATAGCATGGGGTGACAAGGATCCATGGGAAAGCATTGAACTTGGAAGAGCCTACGGGGATTTTGATACTGTAGAAGACTTTGTCGTCCTCCCCAATGTTGGCCACTGCCCTCAG GATGAAGCTCCACATCTTGTGAATCCACTTGTAGAATCATTCGTGTCTCGCCATTCTAAATCTCCAGCTAATGCTTCCACAACCATTTGA
- the LOC105782133 gene encoding IQ domain-containing protein IQM6-like isoform X2 — MVVDRKFIYKQTGKPVHSLEETGSAKWFFVLSTSKILYVGVKKKGTFQNLSFLAGGATIAAGRLVVDNGVLKAVWPHSGHYRPLEENFNESFNNFISFLRANNVDLNNDKVKKDDSGG; from the exons ATGGTGGTAGACAGGAAGTTCATTTACAAGCAAACTGGGAAGCCTGTCCATTCCCTTGAAGAAACTGGCAGTGCTAAATGGTTTTTTGTCCTCAGTACATCGAAGATATTGTACGTTGGTGTGAAGAAAAAGGgtacatttcaaaatttgagtttctTGGCAGGTGGTGCTACCATTGCTGCTGGAAGATTAGTTGTTGACAATGGCGTCCTTAAGGCAGTTTGGCCACACAGTGGACATTACCGTCCGTTAGAAGAAAACTTTAACGAAAGCTTTAACAACTTCATTTCATTTCTAAGGGCGAACAATGTAGATCTTAACAATGACAAGGTAAAAAAAG ATGACTCCGGTGGATGA